In Williamsoniiplasma luminosum, the genomic stretch AAGATAACTGGTTTCACTTTTTTGGCGGTATAAATAAATGTTGAAACGTTAGTTTGATCTCCACCTGTAAAGTAAGAAATAATAAAATCATCAAAACTCATTGCAAAAGCAATTGCAGCAGCTGTAATAATTGCTGGTTTTAAAATTGGTAAAATGATTTTAAATAAGACTTGACTTGGTTTTGCCCCAAGATCTTTTCCAGCTTCAAGTAAAGCTGGATCAACTTTTCTTAAACGTGGCATCACAGTGATCAAAACATATGGAACGTTAAAAGAAACGTGAGCCATAATTAAAGTAAAGATACCAAATTTGATCCCGGCAAGAAGAAACACAACCATTAAAGAAACGGCTGTCACAACATCAGCATTAATCAATGGTAGATTTGCAATTCCAAATCATTTGCGTTGGGTTATTTTTTTGGTTCTGCTTAATCCAATAGCTGCACTAACACCAATCACCAAAGATATGATTGTTGAAACAACAGCCACAAATAAAGAGGTGATAATTGATTTTATAAATGGTGAATTATTGAAAAAGGCAGTATATCATTCGCTGCTAAAACCAGCTCATGAAAAAGTGGTATCACCAGCATTGAATGAAAACATGATCATCACAATAATTGGAACATAAATGAACAGTAAAATTATTGCGAAATAGCTACTTTTGAAGAATTTTTTCATTTTTTCTTACCTCCTTGGATTTCAAATTTATTACTAATTGCTTTAGTAATCACGATTAATAAGAAGATAAAGACTGTTAAGACTGCACTAATTGCGGCTCCAAATCCAAAATTATTTCCTTTAAAGAAATAAGATTCGATGACACTAGCAATTAAATTAACTTTTCCATCTCCTAAATAGTGAACAACGATTAAAGATGTTCCGGCTTGAACAATAACTAAGGTGAATGCAGTTAAAACACCGGGAATTGATCCACGAAAAGTGATTGCTCAAAATGTTTTGAAAGGACTCATTCCTAAATCCTTGGCAGCTTCTTCTAAATCTAATTTTCTAGATTCTAAAGAGTTATAAATTGGGGTAATTGCAAATGGAATAAACATGTATACCATTCCGATAATCACAGCAATTGGTGTTCCAATGATTGTTGGACCCAATAGATAAAATAATGATTGTAATCCCAAGACTTTTAAAAGCATTGAAATTCAAATTGGCAAGGTTACTAATACTCATAAATTTTTTGCTAAAATTTTTGAGCGAATATTTGCCATCATCAAAGCAATTGGATAACCAACCACTAAGCAAATTAGCGAAGCGATTACAGCATAAGCAATTGATAAAAGCAATGAAACAAAAATGCTTGATGTTGAGAAAAATTTTACAAAATTTTCTAAACTTATTTTAAACATGATTGAATCATTGGTTGGTTGAACAACCGCATAAACAACAATTGCAATTAATGGTAATATGATTAACAAAATCATCACAATAAAAAATGGTAACAAAACTGGTCATACTTTGCCTTTGGCAAAGTGAAAAATTTTTGTTTCACTAAAACTTTTTTTCAGCTCTGAAATTCTTAATTGTTTTTTACGAGTCTCAACTTGATCAATTTCTTGATCAATAGCTTCATCTAGTTGTTGAGTGTCAAATTGATTGACTAATTTAAGGTCTTTTTCTTTTTTCATCACAACCTCTAATTTTCAATTTGTTTTCACATTACGTGAATGAAAGATGGTGAATTTCACTTAATAGCAACTTTTTCACCAAGTTCTTTTTCAATTGTTGATTGGACCAATCAAGTACGGTGTTTGGTTTCAACTAAATATTCAAAATAAACACCTTTAAATGTCATTTGGGTAATTTCACCATTAAAAAAACCTGAATTCGGTTTACGAAATTCAATATCTTCTGGACGAATCACAATATCAATATTGTTTTCATCAGTTCCAAAGTTAGTATCTAAACATTCGAATTTTTTACCGTCAATGACAACTTCGTTGTCTTTGACAAATCGACCATCTTCAATTAAATTTGAAGTTCCAATAAAGTGCGCTACTCAGGCATTTTCTGGATCGTTGTAAATTTCTTGTGGGGTTCCAATTTGTTGAATACTTCCAAGGTTCATCACCACAATGCGATCACTCATCGTTAAAGCTTCTTCTTGATCGTGAGTTACCATAATAAAAGTAATCCCAATTTCTTGTTGTAAACGTTTTAATTCTTCTTGCATTTGGTGTTTTAATTTCACATCAAGAGCTGACATTGGTTCGTCAAGTAAAAGCACACGTGGTTTCATCACTAAAGCTCTGGCGATGGCAACACGTTGTTTTTGACCTCCACTGATTTCGTGGATTCTTTTATTTTCGTGACCTTCAAGTCCGACTAAACGAATTTGTTTCATCACTTCACGTTCGATACTTTCGGCTTTTGCTTTTTTGTTTCTTAAACCAAAAGCAATGTTATCAAAAACATTTAAATGAGGAAATAAGGCATATGATTGAAAAATAGTATTAATTGGTCGCTTGTTGATTTGAATCGGGGTTAAATCTTTACCCTCAAAAAAAACATCTCCTGAGTTTTGTTTTTCAAAACCAGCAATAATTCTTAAGGTTGTGGTTTTACCACAACCAGATGGACCTAACAAGGTGATGAATTCACCTTCATGAATATTAAAACTTATCCCTTTTAAAATGACTTGTCCGTCATATTCTTTGGTAATATTTCTCATCTCAATAATGTTATTTGTTTCTTTATTAATCATTGTATTCTCCTTTACTTATAAACAAATAAATATAAAAACTTAATCAATAACAATAATTGACTATTGACTTAAGTCTTTAACTACACGGAGAGAGATTCAGTTTCAAGCACAATTTCTTGAACTTGCGTTTGGAAAAACGCAACAGCTAATCATTCTAAAATTAAGTACTGTTCTGAGTTAGAAAGTGTTTGGATTTTTATCAAATTTTTCATAGCATTTTTCCTCCTTTTTTAAATATACTTTATTTTACAATATATCGAATAATTATTAAGATTTTATTTAAAAAAAATAAATGAAAGATTATCAAGAACAAAAATAGTAAAAAGTGCTAGCAAAAGCTAGCACTAAAAATTAATAGTTTTAAATAATTCATTGTTTAAACTTTAATTCAATTTTGGAATGCATTCTTTAAATTAATTATCAATTATCAAAATTGTCATG encodes the following:
- the potB gene encoding spermidine/putrescine ABC transporter permease, which codes for MKKEKDLKLVNQFDTQQLDEAIDQEIDQVETRKKQLRISELKKSFSETKIFHFAKGKVWPVLLPFFIVMILLIILPLIAIVVYAVVQPTNDSIMFKISLENFVKFFSTSSIFVSLLLSIAYAVIASLICLVVGYPIALMMANIRSKILAKNLWVLVTLPIWISMLLKVLGLQSLFYLLGPTIIGTPIAVIIGMVYMFIPFAITPIYNSLESRKLDLEEAAKDLGMSPFKTFWAITFRGSIPGVLTAFTLVIVQAGTSLIVVHYLGDGKVNLIASVIESYFFKGNNFGFGAAISAVLTVFIFLLIVITKAISNKFEIQGGKKKWKNSSKVAISQ
- the potA gene encoding spermidine/putrescine ABC transporter ATP-binding protein, which gives rise to MINKETNNIIEMRNITKEYDGQVILKGISFNIHEGEFITLLGPSGCGKTTTLRIIAGFEKQNSGDVFFEGKDLTPIQINKRPINTIFQSYALFPHLNVFDNIAFGLRNKKAKAESIEREVMKQIRLVGLEGHENKRIHEISGGQKQRVAIARALVMKPRVLLLDEPMSALDVKLKHQMQEELKRLQQEIGITFIMVTHDQEEALTMSDRIVVMNLGSIQQIGTPQEIYNDPENAWVAHFIGTSNLIEDGRFVKDNEVVIDGKKFECLDTNFGTDENNIDIVIRPEDIEFRKPNSGFFNGEITQMTFKGVYFEYLVETKHRTWLVQSTIEKELGEKVAIKWNSPSFIHVMWKQIEN